One genomic region from Reichenbachiella ulvae encodes:
- a CDS encoding IS110 family transposase, giving the protein MEDLSTYNLFIGLDVHKRSWSVSIFAGHIHHRTFTQPPEPIALKSYLDKHFPTAKVICAYEACKIGFWICRDLESYGYRCLVVNAADIPTTHKETTEKTDPIDSRKIAKALRAGLLRGIHVPSIEVEGHRQLFRYRKKLWAELVRIKNRIKDKLLFAGIPIPTEFDNAYWSKAFLVWISQVQFESKNTKLTVNFLLEHYHFTYRHLLKVAIQVRKIQRLAKYKQQAKLLRGIPGIGPLTTVQLLIELESIDRFPSFKHFNSFIGLKPTSHSSGERDVKGYMTNRRHKALRSALIECAWSCVQKDPAMLMRYEELTKSHTKKRSIVIIARKLVSRIYHVLKTGEEYEIGLVK; this is encoded by the coding sequence ATGGAAGATTTAAGCACTTACAATTTATTCATTGGCTTGGACGTACACAAGCGCAGCTGGTCGGTTAGCATCTTTGCTGGCCATATTCACCATCGAACTTTCACCCAGCCACCTGAACCAATCGCACTCAAATCCTACCTCGACAAGCATTTCCCTACTGCCAAGGTGATCTGTGCCTATGAGGCCTGCAAGATTGGGTTTTGGATCTGTAGAGATTTGGAGAGTTATGGCTATCGCTGTTTGGTAGTCAATGCAGCAGACATCCCCACCACTCACAAGGAAACCACCGAAAAAACCGACCCAATTGATAGTCGAAAGATAGCCAAAGCTCTTAGAGCTGGATTACTTCGGGGCATTCATGTTCCCAGTATCGAAGTAGAAGGTCATAGGCAACTGTTTCGTTACCGCAAGAAATTGTGGGCAGAGTTGGTCAGGATCAAAAACCGCATCAAAGACAAATTATTATTTGCGGGGATCCCCATACCTACAGAGTTTGATAATGCCTATTGGAGCAAAGCCTTCTTGGTTTGGATCTCGCAAGTTCAGTTTGAATCCAAAAACACAAAACTGACTGTCAACTTCTTGCTGGAGCATTATCATTTTACATATCGTCATTTGCTTAAAGTGGCGATACAGGTCAGGAAAATCCAACGATTAGCTAAGTACAAGCAACAGGCAAAATTACTCAGAGGCATCCCTGGGATCGGCCCATTGACCACTGTACAACTACTCATAGAACTGGAGAGCATAGATCGTTTTCCCAGCTTCAAACACTTCAATAGCTTTATTGGTCTCAAACCAACCAGTCATTCCAGTGGAGAAAGAGACGTGAAAGGCTACATGACTAACCGCCGGCACAAAGCCCTGCGTAGTGCATTGATCGAATGTGCCTGGAGTTGTGTGCAGAAAGATCCCGCTATGTTGATGAGATACGAGGAACTAACCAAGTCGCATACCAAGAAAAGATCAATAGTAATTATAGCCAGGAAACTGGTCTCAAGGATATATCATGTACTCAAAACAGGAGAAGAATATGAGATAGGATTAGTAAAATAG
- a CDS encoding NADH-quinone oxidoreductase subunit D, producing the protein MSTIEYKYKPGNLNASAPAFYKEENLKREEMVINIGPQHPSTHGVLRLEVVTDGEIVVDLVPHLGYLHRCFEKHAQSVPFNQAIPFVDRLDYVAAMNSEHAFVMGIEKMLGIENDIPKRVEYIRVLVAELNRIASHFVAIGTYGLDIGAFTPFLWVMRDREHIQRLLEWISGARMLYNYIWVGGLFYDLPVGFEEKCLEFINYLKPKLVELDDVLINNKIFVERTANIGVLPRNLAINYGVTGPVLRGSGLKYDLRRVDGYSVYPELDFDIPVGKGEMGQTGDCWDRTFVRVQEVKESVKIIEQCLEKLTKEHKRTRDFDPRAMVPKKIRPKAQDFYARAENSKGELGFFFRTDGRSDIPVRCKARACSFSNLSVLAEITRGHMVADMIAIIGSIDFVMGEVDR; encoded by the coding sequence ATGAGTACAATAGAATACAAATACAAGCCCGGCAATCTAAACGCCTCGGCCCCCGCCTTCTACAAAGAAGAAAACCTGAAGCGGGAAGAAATGGTCATCAATATCGGACCGCAGCACCCTTCTACCCACGGGGTATTGAGACTAGAAGTGGTTACAGATGGTGAGATCGTAGTGGATCTGGTTCCACATCTCGGCTACCTGCATCGCTGCTTCGAAAAGCATGCACAATCTGTTCCTTTCAATCAGGCGATTCCATTCGTTGATCGACTGGACTATGTAGCAGCCATGAATTCCGAGCACGCCTTTGTGATGGGGATAGAAAAAATGCTCGGGATAGAAAACGACATCCCCAAAAGAGTCGAATACATCCGAGTACTCGTGGCAGAACTCAACCGTATCGCTTCTCACTTTGTGGCAATCGGCACCTATGGGCTGGACATCGGGGCTTTCACTCCTTTCCTCTGGGTGATGAGGGATCGCGAACATATCCAGCGATTGCTGGAGTGGATCAGTGGAGCACGCATGCTCTACAACTACATTTGGGTAGGCGGATTGTTTTATGACTTGCCTGTCGGGTTCGAAGAAAAATGCCTCGAGTTCATCAACTACCTCAAGCCGAAGCTGGTAGAGCTAGATGATGTGCTGATCAACAACAAAATATTTGTGGAGCGTACCGCTAACATCGGCGTACTTCCTCGCAACCTCGCCATCAACTATGGCGTGACAGGACCTGTGCTCCGTGGGTCAGGATTAAAATATGACCTCCGCAGAGTCGATGGCTATTCAGTCTATCCCGAATTGGATTTTGATATCCCTGTAGGAAAAGGCGAAATGGGTCAAACAGGAGACTGCTGGGACAGAACATTCGTCAGAGTGCAAGAGGTAAAAGAATCGGTAAAGATCATCGAGCAATGCCTCGAAAAACTCACCAAAGAACACAAACGCACCCGAGATTTTGATCCGAGAGCGATGGTTCCCAAAAAGATTCGTCCCAAAGCACAAGACTTTTATGCGCGTGCCGAAAACTCGAAGGGGGAACTGGGTTTCTTCTTCCGAACTGACGGCAGGTCTGATATTCCTGTTCGATGCAAGGCGCGGGCGTGTAGTTTTTCTAATCTTTCCGTATTGGCCGAAATCACACGAGGACACATGGTCGCGGATATGATTGCCATTATCGGTTCGATTGATTTTGTGATGGGGGAAGTGGATAGATAA
- a CDS encoding NADH-quinone oxidoreductase subunit A encodes MEPSNYQIILLFAVGGFFAIMGALVTGRLLRPSRPNEEKLTTYECGEDPTGSAWGKFNIRFYVVALIFVLFETELLFLFPWAIVFSDEGLNTLTEGKWGILAFVEMSLFIIVLAFGLVYVWSKGFLEWEKPDVNTRDFQSKVPDNLYDQLNTKYSSNQ; translated from the coding sequence ATGGAACCAAGCAACTACCAGATTATCCTTCTATTTGCCGTAGGCGGCTTCTTTGCCATCATGGGCGCATTGGTCACGGGCCGATTGCTACGACCTAGCCGACCTAATGAAGAAAAACTCACCACCTACGAATGTGGAGAAGACCCTACAGGTAGTGCCTGGGGCAAATTCAACATCCGATTTTATGTAGTCGCCCTGATTTTCGTACTCTTCGAAACAGAATTGTTATTCCTTTTCCCATGGGCCATCGTATTTAGCGATGAAGGTCTAAACACCTTGACTGAAGGAAAATGGGGTATCCTGGCTTTTGTAGAGATGTCTCTTTTCATCATCGTACTGGCTTTTGGGCTGGTATATGTGTGGAGCAAAGGATTTCTGGAATGGGAAAAACCTGATGTCAATACCAGAGATTTTCAATCCAAAGTACCCGATAATCTCTACGACCAACTCAACACAAAATACAGTTCAAATCAATAA
- a CDS encoding cation transporter: MEKSVFIISKMDCPSEESLIRMKLDGVEGIRNLDFDIAKRRLTVFHDGVVVPIEALILDLNLGGQRVSTEQIEAMDFDEKSHQKKLLWSVLVINFAFFLIEMTTGFFSQFMGLVADSLDMMADAFVYGISLLAVGSTLNRKKRIARLAGYFQVILALIGFAEVIRRFVGAEQMPDFTTMIVVSFLALIANGVCLYLLQKSKSKEEAHMKASMIFTSNDVIINLGVILAGMLVFWLNSHLPDLIIGTIVFLLVIQGAIRILKLGR; the protein is encoded by the coding sequence ATGGAGAAGTCAGTATTCATAATTAGCAAAATGGACTGCCCCTCTGAGGAAAGTTTGATCCGAATGAAGCTGGACGGGGTGGAAGGTATTCGTAATTTGGATTTTGATATTGCCAAAAGGAGACTGACGGTTTTTCATGATGGGGTGGTTGTTCCTATTGAAGCATTGATTCTGGACCTGAACCTGGGAGGCCAAAGGGTAAGTACTGAGCAGATCGAGGCTATGGACTTTGATGAAAAAAGCCATCAAAAAAAGTTGCTGTGGAGCGTGCTAGTAATCAATTTTGCTTTCTTTTTGATTGAGATGACCACTGGCTTCTTTTCTCAATTCATGGGACTAGTGGCAGATAGCCTCGACATGATGGCGGATGCGTTTGTATATGGTATTAGTTTGTTGGCTGTCGGAAGTACGCTCAATCGAAAAAAAAGAATTGCTCGTCTGGCGGGTTATTTTCAGGTTATTCTTGCTCTCATTGGGTTCGCAGAGGTAATTCGGCGATTTGTTGGGGCTGAGCAGATGCCGGATTTTACTACGATGATTGTAGTTTCTTTTTTGGCTTTGATAGCCAATGGTGTTTGTCTATATCTACTCCAAAAATCCAAGAGCAAAGAGGAAGCACACATGAAGGCTAGCATGATTTTTACCTCTAATGATGTGATTATCAATTTAGGGGTTATCCTGGCGGGAATGCTGGTGTTTTGGTTAAATTCTCATCTACCCGATTTGATCATAGGTACTATTGTCTTCCTACTGGTGATTCAGGGAGCCATTCGAATTTTAAAATTAGGGAGGTAA
- a CDS encoding vWA domain-containing protein → MLKSFLSTLLLVCYSCLVQAQSAEWSTKDQELVKSLNQEVDLINLLALKTYKNGRNYHRYNERLNQKVTSDAEITRVPRFYFTPVLLPTADFEKEKKQLAQYLEGSTLEQLLDSLWSLQKAQNQTGSALADLTQEQPELNDSLENQIYAHLLSLEQSNAGYRQLSLQIESLAYETIDKRTPDRNNDWSRSATALKSALDTARSYLALIRNGQLTDGLAFDTTAFSSQLRQLEESRSDNIGQIMDLGSNNGNSAPSRYDKVLFHLDRMISEFKTGKNLPLNDPSKYEYIVNHFNQAVDDYNAFARISTINNMEPAFLLQTVKEPGIYTMTRPEKKVVHPKLQSVSMEGYAINHTTLVLDVSGSMNHPSKLPVMKEALTELSSIMRPSDRLSVVIYSDDARVILRDVSFTDKAELNKLNTLESSGKTHAQKGLQLAYQIANEGMIPSGNNRIIIATDGDFDISREGLKQIRSEAKNGIKLSVFAFGSRIKNIDQLKEMADKGEGNYQSIHRQNSIDALLKELQTP, encoded by the coding sequence ATGCTCAAATCTTTTCTATCCACCCTCCTGCTAGTATGCTACTCTTGCTTGGTTCAAGCCCAATCTGCTGAGTGGAGCACTAAGGATCAGGAATTAGTCAAATCCCTCAATCAAGAGGTCGATTTGATCAACCTACTTGCGTTGAAGACCTACAAAAATGGAAGAAACTACCATCGCTACAATGAAAGGTTGAATCAAAAAGTCACCTCTGATGCGGAAATAACCAGAGTTCCTCGCTTTTACTTCACTCCAGTCCTATTGCCTACCGCAGACTTTGAGAAGGAGAAAAAACAGCTAGCTCAATACCTCGAAGGGTCAACGCTGGAGCAGCTTCTGGATTCACTATGGTCACTACAAAAAGCCCAAAACCAGACGGGCTCAGCACTCGCTGATCTTACTCAGGAACAACCAGAGCTAAATGATTCATTAGAAAATCAAATATATGCTCACCTCCTATCACTGGAGCAATCCAACGCAGGCTATAGGCAATTGTCATTGCAAATAGAATCTTTGGCCTATGAGACAATAGATAAACGCACTCCCGACAGAAACAATGATTGGAGCAGAAGTGCTACAGCATTAAAATCAGCATTAGACACCGCCCGCAGCTATCTGGCACTAATCAGAAATGGACAATTGACTGATGGCCTGGCATTTGACACAACTGCATTTTCCTCTCAATTGCGTCAATTGGAAGAAAGCAGAAGTGACAACATCGGCCAGATCATGGATCTGGGATCAAATAATGGCAACTCTGCCCCTTCCAGGTACGACAAGGTTTTGTTTCACCTCGATAGAATGATCTCTGAATTCAAAACGGGAAAAAACCTGCCGCTAAATGATCCTAGTAAGTATGAATACATTGTCAACCATTTCAATCAAGCAGTAGATGATTACAATGCCTTTGCACGCATCAGTACCATAAATAACATGGAACCTGCCTTTCTGCTCCAAACGGTGAAAGAACCTGGCATTTATACCATGACTCGACCTGAAAAAAAGGTGGTCCATCCCAAACTACAATCCGTCTCGATGGAAGGCTATGCCATTAACCATACCACTCTTGTACTCGACGTATCTGGCAGCATGAATCACCCTAGCAAACTCCCTGTGATGAAGGAGGCACTAACCGAACTATCCAGCATCATGAGGCCTTCCGATCGCCTATCGGTTGTCATTTATTCGGACGATGCGCGTGTCATCCTGCGTGACGTGTCCTTTACTGACAAAGCTGAACTAAACAAACTGAATACACTCGAGTCCTCTGGTAAAACCCATGCGCAAAAAGGCCTGCAGCTAGCTTATCAAATCGCCAATGAGGGCATGATTCCAAGTGGAAACAATCGGATCATCATCGCCACAGATGGAGATTTCGACATCAGTAGAGAGGGTCTGAAGCAAATTAGATCAGAAGCGAAAAATGGAATCAAACTGAGTGTGTTCGCATTTGGGTCCAGAATTAAAAATATCGATCAACTCAAAGAAATGGCGGATAAGGGAGAAGGCAATTACCAAAGCATTCACCGCCAAAACAGCATAGATGCATTATTGAAAGAGTTGCAAACACCTTGA
- a CDS encoding NADH-quinone oxidoreductase subunit C, producing the protein MEITDFKQLLTEEFGEDVVLSIDENATPKALVVDATKIQAICLFLRDHENSFFDMLSCLTAIDNGPEANTMEVIYNLYSIPHEHSLMLKTVIDRESSEIDSVESVWRTADWHEREAYDLLGVNFKGHPDLRRILMAADWEGHPLRQDYVEPETYRGMKTIREEGDPS; encoded by the coding sequence ATGGAAATCACTGACTTCAAACAACTACTGACAGAGGAATTTGGGGAAGACGTGGTGCTTTCCATAGACGAAAATGCTACACCTAAAGCATTGGTAGTAGATGCAACTAAAATTCAGGCGATCTGCCTTTTCCTCCGCGATCATGAGAATAGCTTTTTCGATATGCTCTCATGTCTAACGGCCATCGACAATGGGCCTGAGGCCAACACGATGGAGGTCATTTACAATCTTTATTCCATCCCTCACGAGCATTCACTCATGCTCAAAACGGTGATCGATAGAGAAAGTAGTGAAATAGACTCTGTAGAATCCGTATGGCGCACAGCAGACTGGCACGAACGAGAAGCTTATGATCTGTTGGGAGTCAATTTCAAAGGACATCCGGATTTGAGAAGAATATTGATGGCGGCAGACTGGGAAGGTCACCCCCTCCGTCAGGACTATGTAGAGCCCGAAACCTATCGCGGCATGAAAACCATCAGAGAGGAGGGCGATCCATCATGA
- a CDS encoding NADP-dependent isocitrate dehydrogenase, which produces MTKSKIIYTKTDEAPALATYSFLPIVEAFTSAAGVEVETRDISLAGRIIANFPEYLTEEQKIGDALAELGELAKTPEANIIKLPNISASIPQLQAAIKELQGQGYKLPNYPSDPKTDEEKEIKAKYAKVLGSAVNPVLREGNSDRRAPKAVKNFAKKYPHRMGAWTAGSKSHVASMSGGDFYGSEKSTTIAAATDAKIEFVGADGSSEVLKASTPLQAGEIIDAAVMSISELKTFVAKEIDDAKAQGVLFSLHMKATMMKVSDPIIFGAVVEVFYKDVFEKYADLFAELGVTATNGLGDVYAKIAGHPKEEEVKAAIEAVYADSPDMAMVNSDKGITNLHVPSDVIIDASMPAMIRTSGQMWNKEGKQQDTKAVIPDRSYASVYQATIDFCKENGAFDPATMGSVPNVGLMAQKAEEYGSHDKTFQMKADGTVKVTDASGAVLLEQEVKEGDIFRMCQVKDAPIQDWVKLAVSRAKDTGVPAVFWLDENRAHDAQLIQKVNTYLKDHDTTGLDIHIMAPLEATLFSLKRIKEGLDTISVTGNVLRDYLTDLFPILELGTSAKMLSIVPLMNGGGLFETGAGGSAPKHVQQFNEEGYLRWDSLGEFLALAVSLEHLSKVFDNPKAKVLAEALDAATGKFLDEDKSPARKLGSIDNRGSHFYLALYWAQELAAQDKDADLKAKFEPLAKVMTENEAKINEELIAAQGQPQDIHGYYQPDFELAAKAMRPSATLNEALASL; this is translated from the coding sequence ATGACAAAATCAAAGATCATTTACACTAAGACGGACGAAGCGCCAGCTTTAGCCACTTATTCATTTTTGCCAATCGTAGAAGCATTCACTTCTGCAGCAGGTGTCGAGGTAGAAACCAGAGACATATCGTTGGCAGGCCGTATCATCGCCAATTTCCCCGAATATCTGACAGAGGAGCAAAAGATCGGTGATGCGCTAGCTGAGCTTGGTGAGTTGGCTAAAACTCCAGAAGCTAACATCATCAAATTGCCTAACATTTCGGCTTCTATCCCACAGTTGCAGGCGGCCATCAAAGAACTTCAAGGTCAGGGATACAAACTGCCAAACTACCCGTCGGATCCAAAAACTGACGAGGAAAAAGAAATTAAAGCGAAGTATGCCAAAGTATTAGGAAGTGCGGTAAACCCTGTCTTGAGAGAAGGAAACTCTGACAGACGTGCCCCTAAAGCAGTGAAAAACTTTGCGAAAAAATATCCGCACAGAATGGGTGCATGGACGGCAGGTTCTAAATCACACGTGGCGAGCATGTCAGGTGGTGACTTCTACGGAAGCGAAAAATCTACGACTATAGCGGCCGCTACTGATGCAAAAATCGAATTTGTAGGAGCGGATGGATCAAGTGAAGTATTGAAAGCTTCTACTCCATTGCAAGCAGGAGAAATCATCGATGCGGCTGTAATGAGCATCTCTGAACTGAAAACATTCGTCGCTAAAGAAATCGATGATGCGAAAGCCCAGGGTGTGCTTTTCTCTCTTCATATGAAAGCTACCATGATGAAGGTTTCTGACCCTATCATCTTCGGAGCAGTAGTAGAAGTATTCTACAAGGATGTTTTTGAGAAATATGCAGATCTATTCGCTGAGTTAGGCGTTACCGCTACCAACGGTTTGGGTGATGTATATGCGAAAATTGCCGGTCACCCGAAAGAGGAAGAAGTGAAAGCTGCCATCGAAGCAGTATATGCGGACAGCCCAGACATGGCGATGGTCAACTCTGACAAAGGCATTACCAACCTGCATGTACCATCAGATGTGATCATCGATGCATCTATGCCTGCTATGATCAGAACCTCTGGTCAGATGTGGAACAAAGAAGGAAAGCAGCAAGACACCAAAGCGGTGATTCCAGACAGATCTTATGCGAGTGTATATCAAGCAACTATCGATTTCTGTAAAGAAAATGGTGCTTTCGATCCAGCTACGATGGGATCAGTGCCTAATGTAGGCTTGATGGCCCAGAAGGCTGAGGAATATGGTTCTCATGACAAAACCTTCCAAATGAAAGCAGACGGTACAGTGAAAGTAACTGATGCTTCAGGAGCTGTATTGCTAGAGCAGGAAGTAAAAGAGGGCGACATCTTCAGAATGTGCCAGGTAAAAGACGCACCTATTCAGGACTGGGTAAAACTAGCCGTATCAAGAGCAAAAGATACTGGAGTACCTGCAGTATTCTGGTTGGACGAAAACAGAGCACACGATGCACAACTGATCCAAAAAGTAAATACTTACCTGAAAGATCACGATACCACTGGTTTGGACATCCACATCATGGCTCCACTAGAGGCCACTCTTTTCTCATTGAAGAGAATCAAAGAAGGTCTGGACACCATCTCTGTGACAGGTAACGTATTGAGAGACTACTTGACTGATTTGTTCCCAATTTTAGAATTAGGTACTTCAGCAAAAATGCTTTCTATCGTACCATTGATGAATGGCGGTGGACTATTCGAAACGGGTGCAGGTGGATCTGCTCCTAAGCACGTACAGCAGTTCAACGAAGAAGGCTATTTGAGATGGGATTCTTTGGGTGAATTCCTTGCATTGGCTGTTTCTTTGGAGCACTTGTCTAAGGTGTTTGACAATCCAAAAGCGAAAGTATTGGCTGAAGCCCTAGACGCAGCGACTGGCAAATTCCTCGACGAGGACAAGTCACCTGCTCGTAAACTAGGCAGCATCGACAACCGTGGATCACACTTCTACCTGGCATTGTATTGGGCACAGGAATTGGCTGCTCAAGACAAGGATGCTGATTTGAAAGCGAAGTTTGAGCCATTGGCGAAAGTGATGACAGAAAACGAAGCTAAAATCAATGAAGAATTGATCGCAGCGCAAGGACAGCCACAGGATATTCATGGCTACTACCAGCCAGATTTCGAATTGGCTGCTAAAGCAATGAGACCAAGTGCAACGTTGAATGAGGCTTTGGCTTCATTATAA
- the nuoB gene encoding NADH-quinone oxidoreductase subunit NuoB: MKGLLDQKFNNGGVVISSLEDLTNWARMSSLWPMGFGLACCAIEMMGTMASGYDLDRFGVVPRASPRLSDVMIVAGTVTYKMADRVRRLYEQMAEPRYVISMGSCANCGGPYWEHGYHVVKGVDKIIPVDVYVPGCPPRPEALIGGILKLREKIESETLVEPEGLREIVENLD; the protein is encoded by the coding sequence ATGAAAGGTTTACTCGATCAAAAGTTCAACAACGGCGGGGTAGTCATCAGCAGCCTCGAAGACCTGACCAACTGGGCACGTATGTCCAGTCTTTGGCCCATGGGCTTTGGTTTGGCCTGTTGTGCGATCGAGATGATGGGGACCATGGCTTCTGGCTATGACCTGGACCGATTTGGAGTAGTACCTCGTGCCAGCCCCAGACTATCGGACGTGATGATCGTGGCAGGTACAGTTACCTACAAGATGGCCGACCGTGTACGCCGCCTGTACGAACAAATGGCCGAGCCACGCTATGTCATCTCCATGGGCTCATGTGCGAACTGTGGCGGCCCCTATTGGGAACATGGCTACCATGTGGTGAAAGGAGTGGATAAAATCATCCCAGTAGATGTTTACGTCCCAGGCTGTCCTCCCAGACCCGAAGCGCTAATCGGGGGGATTTTGAAATTAAGAGAAAAAATTGAAAGCGAGACGCTGGTAGAACCAGAAGGCTTAAGAGAAATTGTAGAAAATCTAGACTAA
- a CDS encoding DUF4411 family protein, translating into MTEASNTYCLDANVLIQAWQKYYSPQLCPEYWDNLNELGKAERIFIPNAVRDEIIRTEDDLSDWLKRSSIPIKQITESVTIALQNIYTSDPKHKFLVDNTKARSLADPWIIAHSLVEGATVVTKEEKVTQLNSKRIKIPNVCDNMNVRWINDFEFLKEVGIRFSSRIEK; encoded by the coding sequence ATGACTGAAGCATCTAACACTTATTGCTTGGATGCGAACGTCCTTATTCAAGCATGGCAAAAATATTACTCTCCTCAACTATGCCCTGAATATTGGGATAATCTGAATGAACTGGGCAAAGCGGAAAGAATATTTATTCCTAATGCCGTGCGAGATGAGATTATTCGAACAGAAGATGATCTATCAGACTGGCTTAAACGAAGTAGCATTCCGATAAAGCAAATTACTGAGTCTGTAACTATTGCGCTACAAAACATTTACACCTCTGATCCCAAACATAAATTTCTAGTTGACAATACAAAAGCTAGATCATTGGCAGACCCTTGGATAATTGCACACTCCCTTGTCGAAGGAGCAACTGTTGTTACTAAGGAAGAGAAAGTCACTCAACTTAACTCGAAACGTATCAAAATCCCTAATGTCTGTGACAATATGAATGTTAGGTGGATAAATGATTTTGAGTTTTTGAAGGAGGTTGGGATTAGGTTCAGTAGTAGAATAGAAAAATAA
- a CDS encoding ImmA/IrrE family metallo-endopeptidase, whose translation MAEKAYITPKVLKWARESAKMSLEEAASKVNKSAEQLSAWEEGEEFPTIRQAEKLAKSYKRPFALFFLPEIPNDFQPLQDFRKSDSKNLTTGSIFIIREIQQKQNWLSEVMEESGESKLSFIGKFSLNNSPTEVAEDIIKTLGISRNMNGQESSVKYWVDQIEANGIFVSRTSFIHSRLLLDKDELQGFAIADPYAPFVFVNSQDWDAPQLFTLIHELAHLWIAETGISNDVEMDSNNSNPIERFCNEVAASVLMPEELIKSFDYRVYDNSKSVFRTAKTLGVSSFALIVRALNLSIISFDHYQTLKAQVQNDFNEFLVREEEKKQKAKQREGGPNPYLLRVNKNSRLFTQLVLDAFRGGNIEPTQASTLLNTSINNFSKLELQIYK comes from the coding sequence TTGGCAGAAAAAGCTTACATAACACCAAAAGTCCTGAAATGGGCAAGAGAATCGGCAAAGATGAGCCTTGAAGAAGCAGCTTCAAAGGTTAACAAGTCTGCTGAGCAACTTTCTGCGTGGGAAGAAGGCGAAGAGTTTCCAACGATTAGGCAGGCGGAAAAACTAGCTAAATCCTATAAGAGGCCGTTTGCTCTTTTCTTTTTACCAGAAATTCCAAACGATTTTCAACCTCTTCAAGATTTCCGCAAATCTGATTCCAAAAATCTTACTACTGGTTCAATTTTTATCATTAGAGAAATACAACAAAAGCAAAATTGGCTTAGTGAAGTGATGGAAGAAAGCGGAGAATCTAAACTGTCTTTCATTGGTAAATTTTCCCTAAACAACAGCCCAACAGAAGTCGCAGAGGATATTATAAAAACCTTGGGTATATCAAGGAATATGAATGGGCAAGAGTCTTCGGTGAAGTATTGGGTGGACCAAATTGAAGCCAATGGGATTTTTGTATCAAGAACTAGTTTTATTCATTCAAGATTGCTTCTGGACAAAGATGAATTGCAAGGATTTGCAATTGCAGACCCATATGCGCCTTTTGTTTTTGTTAACTCGCAAGACTGGGATGCGCCACAACTCTTTACTCTGATTCACGAACTTGCCCACTTATGGATTGCTGAAACAGGGATCTCAAATGATGTTGAAATGGATTCGAATAACAGCAATCCAATAGAGAGGTTTTGCAACGAAGTAGCAGCAAGTGTGCTAATGCCTGAGGAACTCATCAAGTCATTTGACTACAGAGTTTACGATAATTCTAAATCCGTATTTCGAACTGCCAAGACTTTGGGCGTTAGTAGTTTCGCATTAATTGTAAGGGCATTGAATCTATCTATCATTTCATTTGATCATTATCAAACTTTGAAAGCTCAAGTCCAAAATGATTTCAATGAGTTTTTGGTTCGTGAGGAAGAGAAAAAGCAAAAAGCAAAACAAAGAGAAGGTGGACCTAACCCATATTTATTGAGAGTTAACAAAAATAGCAGGCTGTTTACTCAATTGGTTTTAGATGCTTTTAGAGGCGGTAATATTGAGCCGACTCAAGCTAGCACTCTACTGAATACATCAATAAACAACTTCTCTAAATTAGAACTACAGATTTATAAATGA